The genomic window GCGTCGTGCCGCGACAGCATGTCGAGCCGCTCGGCGCGCACGCGGCTCATCTTCAGGCAGAAGCTCCACAGGATGGATTGGTCGTCCATGCGCTCCGCACGCATGTCGACCAGCAGGCCCTCGCCGTGCAGCCCGCGCAGGACGACGTTGTCGCGCTCGACCACGCCCAGCGCCGGCACCGCGACGTCGCTCAGGGCTTCGGTGTTGAATGCGGTTTTTGCGCCGAGCGTGGGGCCACCCCCGACTCCCGCTTCAACGGCCACCGGTTCGAGCACCTCGGCAAACGGCAGATCAGCCAGCGAGCCCGGCGCGTAGCCCAGCAGGTGGTGCGCGTCCACGTCGGCCCAGAGGATCTGCCCATCGCGAATCTTGAGGTGGCCGACGAGCGTGCGGGTGAACATGACAGCGATTGTTCACCAAAGTAGGCCCGCCCGGGTCGCCGCAATGGGCTCCGGCGCCCAAACAGCTACCAGCGCACCCGCATGCCGAGTTGTCCCTGCACACCCTTTTGCTCGGTGATGCCGATCGCGCCGATGTACGACAGCCCCGCATACACAGCCACCGGCTTGTTCAGGGCGCCGGTCACGCCGACGCCGACTTCCAGCGCGCTGGCATTGCGTCGCGTGCCCACGCTGGTGGCGGTCCCCAGCAACACGTCGCCGGTGCCGCCGAAGGTATGCCAGAGATTTGCCTTGAGGTAAGGCCTCCATTGGGCCGCCTCCGCGCCGAATCGCCCTTCGAGCCGGGCACCGAGGCGTGCGGTGATCGCGTGGTCTCGGGTGAAGCGGATCGCCGACACGCCGTCGTAGAAATCGTCGATCGTGCTGCGCTGCCAGATCAGCTGCGCCTGAGGCTCGAGCGTCGCGTGCTCGCCGAGCGCGATCGGGTAGCCGCTTTCGAGCGACGCGCTCACCGTGCTGCCATGCGGTCGGCCGCCGCGGGCCAGCGTCGACAGCGCGTCGACCTTGAACCGCGTGCCCATGAGCACAGCATCGCTGTACCAGCCGGACGCTGCGATGTGCGTCCAATAGGCGCCGACGCTGTAGCCCTCCACGCTCAAGCGGCCGACCGCCGCATCGGCGTATCCGCTCGACATGCCGCTGACATCGCCGCTGCCGCGCGTGTAGCCGGCCAGCAGACCGGCGCGGTCGCGTGCGCCGCTGTCGGTGGTGCGGGCGATGAAGTCGTGCCCCAGTTGCAGCCCGCTCACGGTACCGTCGAATTGCGGGTCGGCATCGCCGCGCAGGCGCTGCCGCGTGTTCTGGCCAAAGGCGCGGCCCCACGAGGCCTGCGATCCGTTGTCCCGGGTCAGCAAAGTCGTATCGCCCTGGCGGTCGTTGAAGGTGCTGAGCTGCGCCAGCCCGATACTGCGCACCACCATCGGCACGGCGCTATAGAGCGCGACCTCGGGGCGATACAGCGTGACCGGTTCCGACGCTGCCGCGGTGGCCGAGGCGATCGCCACTTCCGCCGGCGTGCCCGAGCCACCCGTGGTCGATAGGACCAGTGCCGTCGCCTCCGCGATCGACCCGACCACCGTACCGCCGACCGAGTAGCCCGACGAGCGCAGGTACCAGCTCTCTGGGTTGCCGCCGGTCGCGCCACCGCGAAACAGGCGATAGCCATAGGCACCGACTTCGAGCGGCTGCGTCAGCGAGAACGCGCCCGCCGCGGTCGTGCCGCCGTTGACCGTCTGCACCACCTGGATTCCATCGGCCCGCGTCGCCGCACCGAGACCGCCCCGGTTGACGACCTGGATGCCGGTGGACCCTGACGCACGGCCACCGTCGATGACCAGTTTGTCGGCTGGCGAGTTGTCGCTGCCGAGCACGGTGTTGAGCTGCATCAACGCACCGACGCCGGTGTAGTTGCCGCGCACCGTGAACACGCCGAAGCCGTTGCCGGCGCCCGGCCCCGGCAGCAAGGTGCCGCTGTTGGTCACGTTCCCGACGAACGTGCCGGTGCCCGCGACCGTGGTGCCGGGGAGCACCTGGATCACCGGGCTGGTGAGCGCGGCAGTGAGGTCGAAGCGGCCGCTCTCCACGCGGATGCTGTCGGTGAAAGTGGCGTCGGTCTTCCACGACCATTGCGTGCCGCGCATCGTCAGGTTGCGGAAGTTGCGAAACACGTTGTCGACCGTGCCCGTACCTTCGAGGAAACCGCTGCTGGTTGCGCCCCCCCCGTCGGCCGCGCCGCGAATGACCGAGCCGGTCTGCAGGATCAGCGTGCCGGTGCCCAGCGGTCCCATGAACACGGCGCCGTCGTTGGAGGTGCCGCCGTGGCCCTCGAGCGTGCCCGCGTTGACCAGCACGTCCTGGCCGTTCTGTCCGCGGTAGGCATACGAGCTGGCACTGAACATCGCGCCTCCCGCGCGGTTCTCGACACGCGAAAAGAAGGTGCTGGCACCCACCGTGTTGGCATGAACCGCATCGGCAAAGCCCGAGGTCGGTGATGTGTTGGCGCCCAGCGCGGTGATGGTGCCGGTGTTGATGAGCACGTTGGCTACGCCGTTGCCGCCCTGCATATAGACGCCCTTGGCCGCTGTGCCGTTGGTCGTGATGCTGCCGCTGTTGACGACCGTGTTACCCGGCCCGAAAGTGAAGACGCCGTGCGAGGCACCGCCTGTCGTCACGATGCTGCCAGCGTTGGTGATGAGAGTGCGCGTGCTGCTGCCCGACGGTGTCGAGATGCCGGCCGTGCCGCCGCTGGTGGTGCGGATCGCGCCGTTGTTCGTCAGCGTGTTGTCGTTGCCGGTCGCACCCATCGCCGCGCGCGCCGCACCCGAGCCGCCCGACACTGTGATCTGCCCGTTGTTGGTGATGCTGCTGGCGTCGCGCACCAGCAGTGCCTGCGTAGCGCTGGTGGCGAGCGAGGCACCCGGGCTCACGCTGATGTCGACGTTGGTACTGCCGGGATCGGCGATCACGCTGGTGGAACCAGTGATCACGCCGCTGCACACCACCGTGCCGCCTGTGGTCGGCGTCGTCGTGGGTAGGCAGGCCGCGTGGCCTGCGGTGCAAAACAGTCCGGCGCTCAGGGCGCTCACGACATTCACCGAACCCAAGGAGTATCGAAGCTTCAACATGCCCCGATATTTAGCATAGGGCTACGCCGTCGACCAGTCAGCTTTTAGATTGACATGGCGCACCGCCCGCACGATGCTGGCCGCATCGACACCGAAGAAATCTCGCAGTGCGGCGCGCGTGTCGCTGCGCCCGAAGCCATCGGTACCGAGCGTGAGGTATCGGCGGCCTTCGGGCAGGTAGGCGCGAACGCTCTCGGGCACGGCGCGAACGTAGTCGGTGGCGGCGACGATCGGACCTGCACCCTGGCCGAGCTGCTGCGCGATGAAGGGCGTCGATACGGCATCGCCACGCAACGCCGCCTGCTCGCACGCGGTACCGTCACGCGCCAGCTCGCTCCAGCTGGTAACGCTGAACACATCGACAGTTGCGCCTTCGCTCGCCAGTAGCTGCGCAGCCTTGACGACTTCGGTGAGGATGGCGCCGGAGCCCAACAGCGTGACGTGTGCGGCTTCCGTCTTACCCTTGGCTTCTCCATACCGCCCGAACCGATAGCACCCGCGCAACACATCCGCATGCACTTGCGCCGGCAGGCTCGGCTGCGCGTAGTTCTCGTTCATCAACGTCACGTAGTAGAAAACGTCCTTCTGCTCGACCAGCATCTCGCGCATGCCCGCATCGATGATCACCGCCATTTCGCCGGCGAAGGCCGGGTCGTAAGCCTTGCAATTGGGGATGGTCGCGGCGATCAAATGGCTGGTGCCATCCTGGTGCTGCAGCCCTTCGCCGCCGAGAGTGGTGCGGCCCGATGTGGCGCCCAGCAGGAAGCCGCGCGAGCGCTGGTCGGCAGCGGCCCAGATCTGGTCGCCGACGCGCTGGAAGCCGAACATCGAGTAGTAGATGTAGAACGGCAGCATCGCGAGGCCGTGCACGCTGTAGCTCGTCGCTGCCGCTGTCCAGCTGGCGATGGCACCGGCCTCGCTGATGCCTTCTTCCAGGATCTGCCCGTCGGTGGCTTCGCGGTAGCTCAGGATGGTGTCGATGTCTTCCGGCGCATAGCGCTGGCCCACGCTCGAATAGATGCCGACCTGCTTGAACAGGTTCGCCATGCCGAAGGTGCGCGCCTCGTCGGCCACGATGGGCACCACGCGCGGGCCCAATGCCTTGTCTTTCATCAGCGCGCCGAGCATGCGGACGAACGCCATGGTGGTGCTCATGTCCTTGCCGTCGGCCTCGAGCGCGAACTTGGCGTAGGCATCGATGGCTGGCACGGGCACCACGTCGCAGGTTGTCTCGCGCCGCGGCATCGCGCCACCGAGTGCTTCGCGATGCGCCTTCAGGTAGCGCATCTCGGCGCTGTCGTCGGCCGGCTTGTAGAAAGACAGCGAGGTCGCCTGCTCGTCCGAGAGCGGCAGGTTGAAGCGATTACGAAAGCCGATGAGGTCGGCACTCTCGAACTTCTTGTGCGAGTGCGTGGTCATCTTGCCTTGCCCCGCACCCATGCCGTAGCCCTTCTTGGTGTGGGCCAGGATGACGGTCGGCTGCCCGACGTGTGCAGCCGCTGCGGCGTAGGCGGCGTGGATCTTCACGAAGTCGTGGCCACCGCGCTTCAGGCGATCGATCTGTTCGTCGGTCATGCCTTGCGCCAGGCGCTTCAACTCTTCGTTCTGGCCAAAGAAGGTGTCGCGGTTGAAGCGGCCGTCCTTTGCGGCGAAGGTCTGCATCTGACCGTCGACCGTGTTGGCGAAGGCGCGGGCCAGCGCGCCGGTGGTGTCGCGCGCGAAGAGGCCGTCCCAGTCACTGCCCCAGATCAGCTTGACGACGTTCCATCCTGCCCCGGCGAAGAGCTTTTCGAGCTCGTCGATGATGCGGCCGTTGCCGCGCACCGGGCCGTCCAGGCGCTGCAGGTTGCAGTTGACGACCCACACCAGGTTGTCGAGCTTCTCGCGCGCGGCCAGGGTCAGTGCGCTCATGGATTCGGGCTCGTCCATCTCGCCGTCGCCGAACACGCCCCACACGCGTCGCTCTGCGACGTGTTTTCCGTTTTCATTGCGGGCGCTGCAGTCGAGCAGCTGCCGATCGGTGAGGTAGCGCATGAAGCGCGCGTGGTAGATCGAGCTGATCGGGCCGATGCCCATCGAGCCGGTCGGAAACT from Variovorax sp. PAMC28562 includes these protein-coding regions:
- the mdeB gene encoding alpha-ketoglutarate dehydrogenase, which codes for MNALSTLQLSVLAGAPTGASTGDPDPQETAEWRDAFAALVEANGPERAKQILDALAEQARAQRIGWQPELCTPYVNTIAVDAQPAFPGDLAIEERLASLMRWNALAMVVRANHSYGELGGHIASYASAADLFEMGFNHFFHAKNEGHRGDLVFFQPHSAPGVYARAFLEGRLSEDDLLHYRQELTAPAFTQGKGARGLSSYPHPYLMPDFWQFPTGSMGIGPISSIYHARFMRYLTDRQLLDCSARNENGKHVAERRVWGVFGDGEMDEPESMSALTLAAREKLDNLVWVVNCNLQRLDGPVRGNGRIIDELEKLFAGAGWNVVKLIWGSDWDGLFARDTTGALARAFANTVDGQMQTFAAKDGRFNRDTFFGQNEELKRLAQGMTDEQIDRLKRGGHDFVKIHAAYAAAAAHVGQPTVILAHTKKGYGMGAGQGKMTTHSHKKFESADLIGFRNRFNLPLSDEQATSLSFYKPADDSAEMRYLKAHREALGGAMPRRETTCDVVPVPAIDAYAKFALEADGKDMSTTMAFVRMLGALMKDKALGPRVVPIVADEARTFGMANLFKQVGIYSSVGQRYAPEDIDTILSYREATDGQILEEGISEAGAIASWTAAATSYSVHGLAMLPFYIYYSMFGFQRVGDQIWAAADQRSRGFLLGATSGRTTLGGEGLQHQDGTSHLIAATIPNCKAYDPAFAGEMAVIIDAGMREMLVEQKDVFYYVTLMNENYAQPSLPAQVHADVLRGCYRFGRYGEAKGKTEAAHVTLLGSGAILTEVVKAAQLLASEGATVDVFSVTSWSELARDGTACEQAALRGDAVSTPFIAQQLGQGAGPIVAATDYVRAVPESVRAYLPEGRRYLTLGTDGFGRSDTRAALRDFFGVDAASIVRAVRHVNLKADWSTA
- a CDS encoding autotransporter outer membrane beta-barrel domain-containing protein: MLKLRYSLGSVNVVSALSAGLFCTAGHAACLPTTTPTTGGTVVCSGVITGSTSVIADPGSTNVDISVSPGASLATSATQALLVRDASSITNNGQITVSGGSGAARAAMGATGNDNTLTNNGAIRTTSGGTAGISTPSGSSTRTLITNAGSIVTTGGASHGVFTFGPGNTVVNSGSITTNGTAAKGVYMQGGNGVANVLINTGTITALGANTSPTSGFADAVHANTVGASTFFSRVENRAGGAMFSASSYAYRGQNGQDVLVNAGTLEGHGGTSNDGAVFMGPLGTGTLILQTGSVIRGAADGGGATSSGFLEGTGTVDNVFRNFRNLTMRGTQWSWKTDATFTDSIRVESGRFDLTAALTSPVIQVLPGTTVAGTGTFVGNVTNSGTLLPGPGAGNGFGVFTVRGNYTGVGALMQLNTVLGSDNSPADKLVIDGGRASGSTGIQVVNRGGLGAATRADGIQVVQTVNGGTTAAGAFSLTQPLEVGAYGYRLFRGGATGGNPESWYLRSSGYSVGGTVVGSIAEATALVLSTTGGSGTPAEVAIASATAAASEPVTLYRPEVALYSAVPMVVRSIGLAQLSTFNDRQGDTTLLTRDNGSQASWGRAFGQNTRQRLRGDADPQFDGTVSGLQLGHDFIARTTDSGARDRAGLLAGYTRGSGDVSGMSSGYADAAVGRLSVEGYSVGAYWTHIAASGWYSDAVLMGTRFKVDALSTLARGGRPHGSTVSASLESGYPIALGEHATLEPQAQLIWQRSTIDDFYDGVSAIRFTRDHAITARLGARLEGRFGAEAAQWRPYLKANLWHTFGGTGDVLLGTATSVGTRRNASALEVGVGVTGALNKPVAVYAGLSYIGAIGITEQKGVQGQLGMRVRW